The Solibacillus sp. FSL R7-0668 genome includes the window GTCGTCAATGCACTCTTTTATACATTTAATGAGCGAGTAGCACGTGCAGCGATTGATGTAGGGGTGCATGCGGTTGATTTAGGTGGTCATATTGGTGGGGTGACGGAGGCTGTTTTACAGTTAAATGATCTAGCCGTGGCTAAAGGGGTTACAATTGTGCCAGATTTAGGCGTTGCGCCGGGCATGATCAATATTTTGGCGGGCTATGGTGTGACAAAATTAGATGAAGTCGATTCGATTAAGTTGTACGTAGGGGGGATTCCGACAGAGCCGAAGCCGCCACTCCATTATACGCAGGTATTTTCATTAGATGGTGTATTCGATCACTACACAGAGCCTTCAAAAATGATTCAAAAGGGTGTGCTGTCAGAGGTGCAATCATTGACAGGCATTGAGCCAATTTATTTCGATGAATTTGGTGTGTTAGAAGCGTTCTATACGTCAGGTGGCATTTCGACATTATACAAAACCTTCCCCGATGTCAAAACATTAGAATACAAAACAATTCGCTATAAAGGACATGCTGAAAAGTTCCAGCTGCTTGCGGAGTTAGGTTTTTTAGACAAAGGGAATGTTGTCGAAGCAGGTGGGCATGAGGTCAATGTTCGTGAAGTCACACGTGAAGTTTTAAAGAAAAAGCTAGATTTAGGGAAGAAGGTTGACGCGGTATTATTACGTGCGATTATTTCTGGTGAAAAATCAGAAGAGCAAATTACGTATGAATATGAAATGGTTGTACGGAAGGATTTAGAGAACAATGTGACAGCAATGGCGCGTGCAACCGCCAATACGATTTCAGTTGTCGCACAAATGATTGGTAAAGGCTCCATTATTGCACGTGGTGTATTTGCACCAGAAACCGTTGTACCAGGTAGAGAGTTTATTCAGGAGATGGCTAAGCGTGGTGTTGTAATTAAAGAAACATCACATCGTTCATCCATGATTGTAAAATGGTAGGAGTGATCATATGAACTTCGAATATACAGCAGAACAAACGCTTTTACGACAAACCGTACGCCAATTTGTGGATGCCGAAATCATGCCAAATATTGCGCAGTGGGATGCACAGGGCGGCTTTGATCAAGGGATTTGGAAGCGTTTAGCGGAACTAGGGTTGATGGGGGTATGTGTACCTGAAAAGTACGGCGGTGCAGGGATGGATTACAACTCACTGGCGATTGTATGTGAGGAGCTAGAGCGTGGGGATACGGCGTTTCGTACAGCGGTTTCTGTGCATATTGGGCTAAATAGTATGACGCTCATGCAATGGGGGACAGAGGCACAAAAGCAAAAGTATTTAACACCTCAGGCAAAGGGAGAAAAAATCGGTGCGTTTGGGTTAACAGAGCCAGGAGCGGGTTCGGATGTGGCGGCCATGAGCTCCTATGCAAAGCGTGAAGGGGATTACTACATTTTAAATGGTCAAAAAACGTGGATTTCACTTTGCGACGTAGCGGACCATTTCATTGTTTTTGCTTATACGAATAAAGAAAAACGACATTATGGGATTTCAGCCTTTATCGTTGAACGTGACTGGGTAGGCTTTAGCTCGAAGGCCATTAAAGGGAAGTACGGAATTCGTGCGGGCAATACAGGTGAATTATTTTTCGAGGATGTAAAAATTCCTGCCGAAAACTTGCTCGGTGAAGAAGGAGAGGGCTTTAAAATTGCGATGTCAGCGCTGGATAATGGACGATTTACGGTAGCTGCAGGCGCGGTGGGCTTAATGCAGGCGTGTATTGAGGCAAGTGTGAAATATTGTAAGGAACGCGAAACCTTTGGCAAGCCGATTGGAGAACACCAGCTTGTAGGGCAAATGCTCGCAAAGATGGAAGCCGGCTACGAAATGAGCCGTTTACTTGTATACCGCGTTGGCGAGCTAAAAAATGCAGGTGTACGCAACACGCGCGAAACATCGCTTGCAAAATGGCAGGCCTGTGATTTTGCGAACAAGGCAGCAGATGATGCGATGCAAATTCATGGGGCATATGGCTATTCCGATGATTATCCAGTGGCACGCTATTTGCGTAACTCAAAAGCGCCGGTGATTTATGAAGGGACGCGTGAAATTCATACGATTATGCAGGCGGATTATGTGCTAGGAAAGCGTGAAGATAAAAAGCTGCGCTGTATGCTACCAAGCTGGCCATTTGAATAATTTTTTGCGATAAAACGAGATGGAATGATAAATTTCTCTCGTTTTTCGTTTGAGCAAAATATTTTTAATAAAATAAAGAAAATTCTGTAACTTTATCATTAGTCGCAAGTCTAATTGAGTATATATCGTAAAAAATGAAGGAGGGGTA containing:
- a CDS encoding acyl-CoA dehydrogenase family protein, with product MNFEYTAEQTLLRQTVRQFVDAEIMPNIAQWDAQGGFDQGIWKRLAELGLMGVCVPEKYGGAGMDYNSLAIVCEELERGDTAFRTAVSVHIGLNSMTLMQWGTEAQKQKYLTPQAKGEKIGAFGLTEPGAGSDVAAMSSYAKREGDYYILNGQKTWISLCDVADHFIVFAYTNKEKRHYGISAFIVERDWVGFSSKAIKGKYGIRAGNTGELFFEDVKIPAENLLGEEGEGFKIAMSALDNGRFTVAAGAVGLMQACIEASVKYCKERETFGKPIGEHQLVGQMLAKMEAGYEMSRLLVYRVGELKNAGVRNTRETSLAKWQACDFANKAADDAMQIHGAYGYSDDYPVARYLRNSKAPVIYEGTREIHTIMQADYVLGKREDKKLRCMLPSWPFE
- a CDS encoding saccharopine dehydrogenase family protein, with translation MKVVVLGAGLMGKEVARDLVNSHDVENVLLADVSIEKAQAFVDTLNTNKVEVVQLDADSDKDLRDVISRGDIVVNALFYTFNERVARAAIDVGVHAVDLGGHIGGVTEAVLQLNDLAVAKGVTIVPDLGVAPGMINILAGYGVTKLDEVDSIKLYVGGIPTEPKPPLHYTQVFSLDGVFDHYTEPSKMIQKGVLSEVQSLTGIEPIYFDEFGVLEAFYTSGGISTLYKTFPDVKTLEYKTIRYKGHAEKFQLLAELGFLDKGNVVEAGGHEVNVREVTREVLKKKLDLGKKVDAVLLRAIISGEKSEEQITYEYEMVVRKDLENNVTAMARATANTISVVAQMIGKGSIIARGVFAPETVVPGREFIQEMAKRGVVIKETSHRSSMIVKW